Proteins encoded together in one Paracoccus sp. SMMA_5_TC window:
- a CDS encoding RNA-binding S4 domain-containing protein, with amino-acid sequence MSDPHTSAASGAIRLDRWLHHARLFRTRTIAADAISEGGIRVNGQPCSKPSHLVRTGDTITVAAHGRVRVLRLLLTGARRGSASEAAMLYEELAL; translated from the coding sequence GTGAGCGATCCCCACACAAGTGCAGCCAGCGGCGCCATTCGCCTGGACCGCTGGCTGCATCATGCCAGGCTGTTTCGCACCCGCACGATCGCTGCCGACGCCATCAGCGAAGGGGGGATTCGCGTGAATGGCCAACCGTGCAGCAAACCCTCGCATCTGGTGCGCACCGGCGATACCATCACCGTGGCGGCGCATGGGCGGGTGCGTGTGCTGCGTTTGCTGCTGACCGGCGCAAGGCGCGGCTCGGCCAGCGAGGCGGCAATGCTTTACGAAGAGCTGGCCCTGTAG
- a CDS encoding SCP2 sterol-binding domain-containing protein → MSKVVEGAVAALDAKAKGFDGTAKFVIEGEGSVYIDASGARAADDEAEVTLTASRDTFEGLLSGDVSPTVAFMTGKLRVDGSMATAMKLGALLS, encoded by the coding sequence ATGAGCAAGGTTGTCGAAGGCGCCGTCGCCGCGCTGGATGCAAAGGCCAAGGGATTTGACGGCACCGCGAAATTCGTCATCGAGGGCGAAGGTAGCGTCTACATCGATGCATCCGGCGCCCGCGCCGCCGATGACGAGGCCGAGGTGACGTTGACCGCCAGCCGCGACACGTTCGAGGGGCTCTTGTCGGGCGATGTCAGCCCCACCGTTGCCTTCATGACCGGCAAGCTGCGCGTGGACGGGTCGATGGCCACAGCGATGAAGCTGGGCGCCCTGCTGTCCTGA
- a CDS encoding helicase-related protein produces MNDRSRVTAVLGPTNTGKTHYAIDRMLAHRTGVIGLPLRLLAREVYDRIVKARGPSVVALVTGEERIVPDRVQYWVATTEAMPEVGADFVAIDEIQLCADPERGHVFTDRLLNMRGRHETLLLGSDTMRPAIAALVPQAQFMRRERFSTLSWAGSKKISRMAPRSAIVCFSVEEVYATAELIRRQKGGCAVVMGALSPRTRNAQVALYQGGEVDYLVATDAIGMGLNLDIRHVAFSATEKFDGRRFRPLFPHELGQIAGRAGRHTEPGTFGVTGDAGGLDDGLIDAIENHRFAPIGRLMWRNDALEFGTLDRLIASLETSPQSEWLTRGREADDLRALKALAAMPEVRDRLHHPRDLRLLWDVCRIPDFRSISPAEHATLLARIHGFVREGQVPDDWLAGQIARIDKTQGDIDTLSKRLAFIRTWTYVAQRSGWVSDESHWRAETRAVEDRLSDALHAALTQRFVDRRTSVLLRRLKQKESLLAEVNDKGEVTVEGEFAGRLEGFRFRADPSATGDEARMLTRAAYEALKPEFHLRADRFYNAPDTELDFTEQGGLMWGSSAVGKLVKGSEPLKPGVEAFVDDEAGPEVAEKVRRRLQHFIDRKIATAFEPLIALKNDESLSGLARGFAFRLVEALGVLPREGVAAEVKELDQDARGLLRKHGVRFGQFTIFQQALLKPAPTRLRLVLWGLDQGLAEFPESPPPGLVTIPNLPDVPKGYYTLSGYHPAGERAIRIDMLERLADMLRSQDTRGGFEANADMLSITGMTLEQFAGLMQGLGYRAERGERPKSRLTAVSERAAVPEATDHDHPLTEEESVLAAETRARWEAEQAARKATEAEAGEGAAAAPDAAPETEVFYTFTWAPRPRGGQRRPDRGERSGGAQGRGQGERPAHRDREDGKPRRDAKPAEGKRREDMRGDRPERGGKGKPRHDGPKGKPRHEGPKSFEARPPRAEKPVDPDSPFAILAALKNKP; encoded by the coding sequence ATGAATGACAGATCGCGGGTCACGGCCGTTCTGGGCCCGACCAACACCGGCAAGACCCATTACGCCATCGACCGGATGCTTGCCCATCGCACCGGAGTTATCGGCCTGCCGCTGCGACTGCTGGCGCGCGAGGTTTACGACCGCATCGTCAAGGCCCGCGGCCCCAGCGTCGTGGCGCTGGTCACCGGCGAAGAGCGCATCGTGCCAGACCGCGTGCAATACTGGGTCGCCACCACCGAGGCCATGCCCGAGGTCGGGGCCGATTTCGTCGCCATCGATGAAATCCAGCTATGCGCCGATCCCGAACGTGGTCATGTCTTCACCGACCGGTTGCTGAACATGCGCGGGCGCCACGAAACGCTGCTGCTGGGCAGCGACACCATGCGCCCGGCCATCGCCGCGCTGGTGCCGCAGGCGCAGTTCATGCGGCGCGAACGATTTTCCACCCTGTCCTGGGCCGGATCGAAAAAGATCAGCCGCATGGCGCCGCGTTCGGCCATCGTCTGCTTTTCGGTCGAAGAGGTCTATGCCACGGCCGAGCTGATCCGGCGACAAAAGGGCGGCTGCGCGGTGGTGATGGGCGCGTTGTCGCCGCGCACGCGCAATGCGCAGGTCGCGCTGTATCAGGGGGGCGAGGTCGATTATCTTGTCGCGACCGATGCAATCGGCATGGGGTTGAACCTCGACATCCGCCACGTTGCGTTCTCGGCCACCGAAAAATTCGACGGCCGCCGCTTTCGCCCGTTGTTTCCCCATGAACTGGGCCAGATCGCCGGTCGCGCCGGCCGTCACACCGAACCCGGCACCTTTGGCGTCACCGGCGATGCCGGCGGCCTTGACGACGGCCTGATCGACGCGATCGAGAACCACCGCTTTGCCCCGATCGGCCGGCTGATGTGGCGCAACGACGCGCTGGAGTTCGGCACGCTGGACCGGCTGATTGCCAGCCTCGAGACCAGCCCGCAATCCGAATGGCTGACCCGCGGGCGCGAGGCGGACGACCTGCGCGCGCTCAAGGCCCTGGCCGCCATGCCCGAAGTTCGCGACCGACTGCACCATCCGCGCGACCTGCGGCTGCTGTGGGACGTCTGTCGCATTCCCGATTTCCGGTCGATCTCGCCGGCGGAACATGCGACGTTGCTGGCGCGCATCCACGGCTTTGTCCGCGAAGGGCAGGTGCCCGACGACTGGCTTGCAGGCCAGATCGCGCGCATTGACAAGACCCAGGGCGACATCGACACATTGTCCAAGCGTCTGGCGTTCATCCGCACCTGGACCTATGTCGCGCAGCGTTCGGGATGGGTTTCGGACGAAAGCCATTGGCGCGCCGAAACGCGCGCGGTAGAAGACCGCTTGTCGGACGCATTGCATGCGGCACTGACGCAAAGATTCGTGGACCGGCGCACTTCAGTGCTGCTGCGCCGGCTCAAACAGAAGGAGAGCCTTTTGGCCGAGGTGAACGACAAGGGCGAAGTGACGGTCGAGGGCGAATTTGCCGGCCGACTGGAAGGCTTTCGCTTTCGCGCCGATCCCAGCGCAACCGGGGACGAGGCGCGGATGCTGACCCGCGCCGCCTACGAGGCGCTGAAACCGGAATTCCATTTGCGGGCGGATCGGTTCTACAACGCCCCCGACACGGAACTCGATTTCACAGAGCAGGGCGGTCTGATGTGGGGCAGCTCGGCCGTGGGCAAGCTGGTCAAGGGGTCCGAGCCCCTGAAGCCCGGCGTCGAGGCTTTTGTCGATGACGAGGCCGGCCCCGAGGTCGCCGAAAAGGTGCGCCGCCGGCTGCAGCATTTCATCGACCGCAAGATCGCCACCGCATTCGAGCCGCTGATCGCGCTGAAAAACGACGAATCGCTGTCGGGGCTGGCGCGCGGCTTTGCCTTCCGCCTGGTCGAGGCGCTGGGCGTGTTGCCGCGCGAAGGAGTCGCCGCCGAGGTCAAGGAACTGGATCAGGATGCCCGCGGCCTGCTGCGCAAGCATGGCGTGCGCTTTGGCCAGTTCACCATCTTTCAGCAGGCACTGCTGAAGCCCGCGCCAACCCGGCTGCGGCTGGTGCTGTGGGGTCTGGATCAGGGCCTGGCCGAGTTCCCGGAAAGCCCGCCTCCGGGATTGGTGACGATCCCGAACCTGCCCGACGTGCCCAAGGGGTATTACACGCTGTCGGGTTATCATCCGGCGGGTGAACGTGCGATCCGCATCGACATGCTGGAACGGCTGGCCGACATGTTGCGCAGCCAGGACACCCGCGGCGGGTTCGAGGCCAATGCCGACATGCTGTCGATCACCGGCATGACCCTTGAGCAGTTCGCAGGGCTGATGCAGGGGCTGGGCTATCGCGCCGAGCGGGGCGAGCGGCCCAAGTCCCGGCTGACCGCGGTTTCAGAGCGTGCCGCCGTGCCCGAGGCCACCGACCACGACCATCCGCTGACGGAAGAGGAAAGTGTCCTGGCGGCCGAGACTCGCGCCCGCTGGGAGGCCGAGCAGGCCGCGCGCAAGGCCACCGAGGCCGAGGCGGGCGAGGGCGCAGCAGCTGCGCCGGATGCAGCCCCCGAAACCGAGGTGTTCTACACCTTTACCTGGGCCCCGCGTCCGCGTGGGGGGCAGCGGCGGCCGGATCGCGGCGAACGCAGCGGCGGCGCACAGGGCCGCGGGCAGGGCGAGCGCCCCGCTCACCGCGACCGCGAGGATGGCAAGCCGCGCCGCGACGCCAAACCGGCCGAAGGCAAACGTCGCGAGGACATGCGCGGCGATCGTCCCGAGCGGGGTGGGAAAGGCAAGCCGCGTCATGACGGCCCCAAAGGCAAACCGCGTCATGAAGGGCCAAAATCCTTCGAGGCGCGTCCACCCCGCGCTGAAAAACCGGTCGATCCCGACAGTCCCTTTGCGATCCTGGCTGCGTTGAAGAACAAGCCGTGA
- a CDS encoding alpha/beta fold hydrolase, producing MTPAPFHRLPGDPPARARAFWLRAEDGVRLRAAHWPAEAAQGTVLLFPGRTEYVEKYDELAGQLASAGYHVLAIDWRGQGLSDRLQTNVRPGHVGAFSHYQRDVVELVIAAQELGLPEPWHLFAHSMGGALGLAALDAGLPVRSVVFSAPMWGINLGRVPEWLVLTMTRAAARLGWGGRAAPGSGGEESFVLMDPFLGNLLTGDGRRWGRLVAEAATWPDVSIGGASHDWLREALLECRRLATLASPDLPALIALGLAEGVVSPAAIRDRARRWPTAQLLELPDCRHEPAMERDEIREVFVKATIAHFNASAG from the coding sequence GTGACGCCGGCGCCGTTCCACCGACTGCCGGGCGATCCGCCGGCCCGCGCCCGCGCCTTCTGGCTGCGGGCCGAGGATGGCGTGCGCCTGCGCGCCGCCCATTGGCCGGCCGAAGCTGCACAGGGCACGGTCCTGCTGTTCCCCGGTCGAACGGAGTATGTCGAAAAATACGATGAGCTTGCCGGCCAGCTGGCTTCGGCCGGCTATCACGTTCTGGCCATCGACTGGCGTGGCCAGGGTCTTTCGGACCGTTTGCAGACCAATGTGCGCCCCGGCCATGTCGGGGCGTTTTCGCATTATCAGCGCGATGTGGTCGAACTGGTGATCGCGGCCCAGGAACTGGGCCTGCCCGAGCCCTGGCATCTTTTCGCCCATTCCATGGGCGGTGCCCTGGGACTGGCCGCGCTGGACGCGGGTCTGCCGGTGCGCAGTGTGGTGTTTTCCGCGCCGATGTGGGGGATCAATCTGGGGCGGGTGCCGGAATGGCTGGTGCTGACCATGACTCGGGCTGCTGCGCGGCTTGGATGGGGCGGACGCGCCGCGCCAGGCTCGGGGGGCGAGGAAAGCTTTGTCCTGATGGACCCGTTTCTCGGCAATCTGCTGACCGGCGATGGCCGGCGCTGGGGGCGGCTCGTGGCCGAGGCTGCCACCTGGCCCGATGTCTCTATTGGCGGTGCCAGTCATGACTGGCTGCGCGAAGCGCTGCTGGAGTGTCGCCGCCTGGCAACCCTGGCCAGCCCCGACCTGCCCGCCCTGATTGCGCTAGGCCTGGCCGAGGGCGTGGTCTCACCCGCCGCGATCCGCGACCGTGCCAGACGCTGGCCAACCGCCCAGCTGCTGGAACTGCCCGATTGCCGGCACGAGCCCGCCATGGAACGCGACGAAATCAGGGAAGTGTTCGTCAAGGCAACCATCGCGCATTTCAACGCATCGGCCGGCTGA
- the fdxA gene encoding ferredoxin FdxA, whose amino-acid sequence MTYVVTDNCIMCKYTDCVEVCPVDCFYEGENTLVIHPDECIDCGVCEPECPADAIRPDTEPDMESWVEFNRKYAEQWPVITRKKDPMPGYQEMDGVPNKLEKYFSEAPGSGD is encoded by the coding sequence ATGACCTACGTCGTCACCGATAACTGCATCATGTGCAAATACACCGATTGTGTTGAGGTGTGCCCCGTGGACTGTTTCTACGAAGGCGAAAACACGTTGGTCATTCATCCTGATGAATGCATCGATTGCGGCGTGTGCGAACCGGAATGCCCCGCCGACGCCATCCGCCCCGATACCGAGCCGGACATGGAATCCTGGGTCGAATTCAACCGCAAGTATGCCGAACAATGGCCGGTTATCACGCGCAAGAAGGATCCGATGCCCGGCTATCAGGAAATGGACGGCGTGCCCAACAAGCTGGAAAAATACTTCTCCGAAGCACCGGGCAGCGGCGATTGA